tcttattgaaggccagccttctgatgctcgggcaatcatctggggtggagtgactgggtggccggaggcccccccaccgtgttcttgggcgtctgggtgaggaggctatggaacttggggaggagagctattggttacacaggggctgtagcggcggtctctgctcctgctgcctttcctgcagctcaaccatacgctggaacatatcagtttgatgctccagcagccggagtatcgactcttgccttctgtctgcaagctgacgccacgtatcatcttcagcccgcaacttgctctgttcatcccgcgattcagcccaccaactctcctctcgttcatattgtgcttttctgaagtctgacattgactgcctccacgcattatgctgtgctctttcagcgtgggaggacatctggagctccgtgaacatatcgtcccgcgtcctccgttttctctttctaatcttcactagcctctgtgaaggagaaacatttgcagctggtggaggagaagggagaggtggttaaaaaaaagacacattttagagaacaatgggtacactctttcacgttaaattttgctgttcacattacacagcacatgtgctttcgttacaaggtcgcatttttcctcttatagtgagggcctgctggtttggtgtgagagatcactcacgcagtgccaggcaacagatttcggcttgcaggcagccatggtaagccacagtcttttggcttttttaaccttcttaacatgtgggaatggtttcaaacagcagcgccctcatttcccatatcaagcatgaattgggttggccatttaaaatgggtttgcaatgtaaaaggaggggctgcggtttccgggttaacatgcagcacaaacccaactaacccccctccctcccgccacacccaattctctgggatgatcacttcacctctccccccaccgcatggctaacagcggggaacatttctgttcagcagagcaggaacgggcacctctgaatgtccccttaataaaatcaccccatttcaaccacgtgaccgtgaatgatatcactctcctgaggataacaaagagcgataaggaatggatgttgtctgcatgccagcaaacaccgggatcatacgctacaatgctttgttatgcaatgattccagactacgtgctactggcctggcgtggtaaagtgtcctaccatggcggacgggataaggcagccctccccagaaaccttttgcaaaggctttgggagtacatgaaggagagctttctggagatgtccctggaggatttccgctccatccccatacaccttaacagacttttccagtagctgtactggccgcgattgccagggcaaattaatcattaatcattaatcacgcttgcttttaaaccatgtgtaatatttacaaaggtacactcaccagaggtcccctgtgtgccctcagggtcttgggtgagttcgggggttactggttccaggtccagggtgacaaacatatcctgactgttggggaaaccggtttctccgcttccttgctgctgtgagctatctacattacctccatcctcatcttcctcgtaccctgaaccctcttccctgtgtgtttctccagtgaaggagtcatagcagacggttggggtagtggtggctgcaccccctagagtggcatgcagctccgcgtagaaatggcaagtttgcggctctgccccggaccttccgtttgcttctctggctttgtggtaggcttgccgtagctcctcaattttcacgcggcactgctgtgtgtccctgttatggcctctgtccttcatggccttggagaccttttctaatattttgccatttcttttactgctacggagttcagctagcactgattcatctccccatatggcgagcagatcccgtacctcccgttcggtccatgctggagctctttcgcgatcctgggactccatcacggttacctgtgctgatgagctctgcgttgTCACCTGTGCtgtccatgctgggcaaacaggaaatgaaattcaaacgttcgcggggcttttcctgtctacctggtcagtgcatctgagttgagagtgctgtccagagcggtcacaatgaagcactgtgggatagctcccggaggccaataacatcgaattccgtccacactaccccaattccgacccgctaaggccgattttatcgctaatcccctcgtcggaggtggagtaaagaaaccggtttaaagggccctttaagtcgaaagaaagggctttgtcgtgtgaacgtgtccaggcttaattcgatttaacgctgctaaagtcgacctaaactcgtagtgtagaccaggcctaaatcatTGCtgcagatattgaacagaaccagacacaggactgatccctgtgggactccacttgatatgcccttcctgcttgactgtgaaccactgataactactctctgggaacagttttccaaccagttatagtttgacatgatttcttcttagcaaatccatgctgactgttacttatcacctattatcttctaggtgtctgcaaattgattgcttaattatttgctgttATCAGAGCAACACTGCACTGTCATGTGGCACAAACACTGTGATGTGGCGGTGTGGTGCcagttgtggaagcagagaaagaactgacaggaaggggatgcaatacatgacagtttgttagcaagagtcaggctaactgtaaccctgataacgcgagatttgtagaagcgaggattgtgtgaggcgggtgagaaagaactgtgtaagaagtcattatgacctggtatagataaggtgtagaagaccttgtgtagataaggtatagaaaatattgtatgttggcaagagtcaaaacaagtgaggaaatgagatatcaagatggcctatgtataaacaaaatgcaactgttgctcattattgtctgtaacaaaaggtataaatgcttgctgtaattgtttacctgttgagagacctgcttagctctctccctctgcgcaattgtgagagttaataaagcatctgacttgctgtacctaaacaaatagtgagaactctgtttttctccgacacagtgatagggttgccaggtgtctagttttcaactggaacgccCGATTGAAAAGGGAGTATGGCGGCTCCaatcagcaccgctgaccgggccgctaaaagtccagtcagcagcacagcgggcaggggcggctctaggcaccagcaaagcaagcacgtgcttggggcagcccatttgcaggggcggcagggatccagcatgggagctgagaaccaacagggggccctgggagctgtagttctttggttagctccctgcctatagaaccagccctggagcagggaaagaactatatttcccagcattccgttggccactaccaacaggaaagagggggagggagtgaggaagctgagacctcatgctgcagcctgatgtgaatggagagctgcactgggaaggtagggataccatattttaatattcaaaaaataggacactccacggggagggagggtagccccaccctgctccacggggagggagggtagccccaccctgccaccatccactccctccgactgcccccacacagaaaccccaacccatccaaccccccctgctccctgtctcctgatcaccccctcccgggacccctgccccaactgccccccccaggacccccaccccctatctaagccccactggtccttgtccccaactgccccctcctgagacccctcccCAACTtaccccctaggaccccaccctctacctgtcccctgacaaacccctgggactcccgtgcctatccaactgctgcctgtcccctgactgcccccccaaacccatctaaccccccttctccctgcccctgactgtccccccgaacctccaccccatccaaccccccctgctcccagtcccttgactgcccctccccagaaccccctaccccttctccaaccccccagcccccttaccgtgccactcagagcagtgtgtctggcttcgcgcagcgccagtcacgctgctgcatacatgctgccatgctcccctgcagagccacagccctcctcccccccccccccccgccttccagatttgaacaccgcaaaattcaggagtgctcaagctcagtttgggtggctgttacttcatttctcccaaatcaaatatactgatccattgtaacttgctatagaaaaagtaggataaaattgagcaagaaatgcttcccagtggttattaggactggaattgctattttcaacagccattgccttttttgtttgtttgtttgtttgtttgtttgtttgtttgtttgtttgtttgtttaaaaggaagacagtgatattgcattggcaaattccccatagaaagaaagagtggaacaaaagaataataaaggcacctcaacttttcctcatttatgtaggacagtcttataatatgcatccagatatcctccaatcacacaagctgaaaagtgttccactttactgcagttctgtaaccatatgggaaccaatcctgtctgtgttctgtgcacaccgaaaattcctgctgaatgacctgccctgggagcaagttaccagtgacccagggctgcggcggaaggagggtgcaggtgggggaggggagcccagggctggggcggcaggaggtgtgtgggggggcaatggtgggggggataggagagagcccagggctggggcggcaggggggtgcgggtggtgggggagagcccagggctggggtggcaggggggtgcggtgaggagcccagggctgggatggggggcagccaaaattttttttgcttgggggcggcaaaaaacctagagccggccctgacagcagggctaaagcaggcagggagcctgccatgGCTTTGTGCGACTTCTGGAAGCAGTGGAATGTCCCCTCTTCTGCTCCTAGATGTAGGGGAAGCCACGGGGTGCCGCAcgacgcccccgccccaagtgccagcGGCCAATGGCATAGGAGACAGAGAtaggacatgctgctgtttccgggagctgcttgaggtaagcaccgcctggaaCCTGcattccagccccctcccccagccctgatctccctcccactctctgaacccctcggtcccagcccagagcaccctcctacaccccaaccccctcatccccagccccaccccagagacccccagccaaagccctcactccctccgcaccccaaccccctatcccagccctgatttccatccaccctctgaacccctcagccccagcttgaagcaccctcctgcaccccaaatccctcatccttggtcccaccccagagcccacatgctcagccagagccatcacccacctccttgccccagcccggagccctcttccacaccctgaaacactaatttctggccccaccccagaacccacacccccagccccgagccGTACCCActccccaaagccccctcccatactccaaacccctcagctccaccccccagcccagagccccctcctgcatcccaaaccccccagccccatcccagagcccacacccccagctggagccctcaccccccttccACATCCCAACCCACTTCCTCGGCCCAAGCCCGCTCCCAcagcctgaactcctcatttctggcctcaccccagagcccaggggtggAGTGAgtacagggcaggggtggggccaaagAGAGGGGGgatgccctgctcactccatcccccttccctctgtcGCTCAGTCTCCCcgccctcactcactcgctcattttcactgggcaggctcaggggattgtggtgcgagagggggtgagggctccggctgggggtgcaagtTCTGGAGTGGGGCGAGAaaggaggagttcagggtgtggaagggggctctgggctgatgcAGTGGGTTGGGAGGCGGAAGGGGGGTGGatgtgggctgtggggtggggctggggatgagggatttgggtgcaggagggtgctctgagctgagactgaggagtttggagggcaggagagggatcagggctggggcagggagttcaggcacagggggatgagggctctggctggggtgtgggctctggggtgcaggagggggctccgggctagggTATTCAGAGTataggagggggttccaggctcgtgcagggagctggggtgggggggtatgagggttccggctgggggtgcaggctgggggcgggagggatagctcattggtttgagcattagcctgctaaatccagggttgtgagttcaatccttgagggagccatttggggatttcattggggattggtcctgctttgagcagggggttgggctagatgatttcctgagatcccttccaaccctgatagtctatgactctatgaggggtttgaggtgtaggTGGGTGTTCCAGGCTGAGACCAAGGGGTTCCAAGGGCAAGAGGggtcaggggtgcaagctctggctggtgcttacctcaggtggctcccagaaggAGCAGCATGTCCTTCCTCCAGATCCtacacagaggcacagccaggcagctcttcaTACTGCCCCATCCATGGACAttgcccccacagttcccagccaatgcaaGCTGTGGAGCTGGCATTTAAgatgggggcagcacacagagccacctggctgccctgaggcagagaagggacatgctgctgcttctggagtCATGCAGAGCTATGgcaggcatggagcctgccttGGTCCCTCTgcaccaccaaccagacttttaacagcccagtcagtggTGGTGACCACAGCCGCCAGGGACCAGgtagaaaaccagacacctggcaaccctacatgtGTCACtgtgatgtagggtgaccagatgtccccattttatagggacagtcccgattttggggtctttttcttatataggctcctattatcccgtacccccgtcccgatttttcacatttactgtctggtcaccctactgtgatGTGAGGTCATGCCAACTTCACATGTGATACAAATGCCATGACACAGAAACCACTACACTGGAATGTGGCTCTGCCACACGAGGCTCACTCCCCGTGGGCGGGGAGACTCGCTTTCCTTTGTACAGGAAACACGCGACAGCGCTCTCTGTGGTTAAGAGGACTCCCCATCAGTGGGCGGGGTCCCTTGCTGTAGTCCGGAGACCTTCCCCGCCCGCTTACAGCTGCTCTGTCCGGAGCCCGCGCTCTCTATGGTTAGGAGGGTGCCACGCCGCTCTGTCCGGAAGCCGCATATTCTA
This region of Chrysemys picta bellii isolate R12L10 chromosome 9, ASM1138683v2, whole genome shotgun sequence genomic DNA includes:
- the LOC135973361 gene encoding myb/SANT-like DNA-binding domain-containing protein 2 — its product is MESQDRERAPAWTEREVRDLLAIWGDESVLAELRSSKRNGKILEKVSKAMKDRGHNRDTQQCRVKIEELRQAYHKAREANGRSGAEPQTCHFYAELHATLGGAATTTPTVCYDSFTGETHREEGSGYEEDEDGGNVDSSQQQGSGETGFPNSQDMFVTLDLEPVTPELTQDPEGTQGTSAANVSPSQRLVKIRKRKRRTRDDMFTELQMSSHAERAQHNAWRQSMSDFRKAQYEREESWWAESRDEQSKLRAEDDTWRQLADRRQESILRLLEHQTDMFQRMVELQERQQEQRPPLQPLCNQ